The genomic window AGATTGTCACTAAATGCGGCATTAAGTTATTACATCCAAATCGTCCATCACATCAGTTAAAATCTTACGATACTAGTAAATCTCATATTATTCAGTCTGTAGATAAGTCTCTAGAAAATTTACAGGTGGATGTTTTAGATTATATCTTAATTCATAGACCTGATCCTTTATTACAACCTAAAGAAGTTGCAGAAACTATCGAAGAGCTAAAAACTGCTGGTAAAGTAAAAGCTTTTGGTGTTAGTAACTTCCTTCCTCATCAGGTAGATGCATTACAGAAAGAGGTTAATATTGAGATCAATCAAGTTCAGATTTCACCATTGCACACAACGGCTCTATATGATGGATCTTTAGACAACTGTCTGAAAAATGATATCCGTCCGATGGCGTGGTCACCGCTTGGCAATGGTAGAATCTTTACAGAATCTTCTCCGGAAATTGACTCACTGAAAAATGTTCTAAGTGAAGTTGGAGAGAAATATGGTCTTGCCTTAGATCAGACTATTTTTGCTTGGCATTTATCTCATCCAACGAGAATTATTCCTGTTTTAGGCACAACAAAAGGAAGTCGTATTGTTGCAGCAGCAGAAGTAATGGACAAAACATTAGAAAGAGAAGATTGGTTTAGAATTCTACAAGCTGCAGAAGGACACGAAGTACCTTAATGATTATTGATTTATAATGCCTGATAAAAGTTCAAAAATTCAAGACCCTGGAGTTGGGGCTAGCTATCAGCATAAAACAAAAAGGATAATTAATCCAGATGGTTCTTTTAATGTAAAGAGAGTTGGTACATTAAATATTATCAACGATGCCTACCATTGGTTAATTACTATTCCTTGGGCTCCTTTTATTGCGGTAGTTACGAGTGTAATTTTAGCAACGAATTTCGTTTATGCATTGGTATATCTCATAATAGGTGTAGAACACATCAGTGGCGTTCAACCAAGTGGCTACCTTATGGATGATTTTATAAGTGCATTGTTTTTTAGTGTCCAAACTTTCACTACTGTTGGGTATGGAGCTATGGCTCCTATTGGAAACCTCACAAGTTTAATAGCCAGTTTAGAAGCTTTTAATGGGCTATTACTTTCTGCGTTTTCTACCGGTATTCTTTATGGTCGTTTTTCAAGACCAATATCTAAAATTAAGTTTTCGCAAACGGCCTTACTTACACCATACAAGAATACAAAGTACGATTCCATCCAATTCAGAGTTGTAAATAAAAGGGCTAATACCTTACTAAATATTCGAGCTTCAGTGTATTTATCAATTAATGCTAAATCACAACAACCAGGAGAATTTCGATTAAAAAGAGATTTTTATGATTTATCCTTAGAGCGTAGTAGCATTATGTTTTTACCACTTACTTGGACTATTGTTCATATCATTGATGAAAACAGTCCTTTGTATGGTATTAATTTAAAAGAGTTAGTGGATAGACAAACTGAAATGTTGATTACACTGAATGGTTTTGATGAAACTTTTGGTCAGGATACATATACTTACTTCTCCTATTTTGCATCAGAATTTGAAGAAAATAAGAAGTTTATCAGAAACTTTACTGTAGATAATAATGGTGATATTATTCTTAATGTTGATGATGTACATATGACAGAAGATTTATAAAAAAGGCTCTTGGTGGTATAAACCAAGAGCTTTTTTTATGCTAAACCGTCTTTCACTTTTTGAGCTTTACTTTGTCCTATCAGATCTGCCACTTCATCTACAGATGCAGCCTTTATATTTGATAAGGTTTTATAGTGAGTGAGTAATTTTTTTATTGTATTTGGACCAACTCCTGGGATATCTTCAAGCTTCGTATGAATACTTCCTTTGCTTCTTAGATTTCTATGAAAAGTGATACCAAATCTATGAGCTTCATCCCTTAATCTTTGTACCAATTGTAAAGACCTCGATTTCTTACTAAGATGTAGTGGTATTGGATCTTCTGGAAAGAAAATCTCTTCTAATTTTTTTGCGATACCAATCACCGGAAGCTTTCCATACAAGCCTAACCTTTCTAATGCCTCTACAGCTGAACTCAGTTGCCCTTTACCCCCATCGATAATTACCAATTGTGGCAATTTTTGTTTTTCATCGAGTAACCTTCTATATCTTCTATATACAGCCTCTTCCATAGATGCAAAGTCATTAGGGCCTTCTACAGTTTTCACATGAAAATGTCTGTAATCTTTTTTCGCTGGTCTACCATCTCTGAAAACAACACATGCAGAAACTGGGTTTGAACCTTGTATGTTTGAGTTATCAAAACACTCAATATGAACAGGAACCTCTTTTAATTGAAGGTCATTTTTTAGTTGAAGTAATGTCTGATAGCTACTTTTCTTATCATTTATTTCTCCTCTTGATGTTTCTCTTTCCCTTTTATAATACATTGCATTTTTAAAAGACAATTGTATTAATTTTTTCCCATCACCAATTTTAGGTATTGAGAATTCCATACGTTCATCTTCATCAATAACATCACTAAGGTCGATATTCGTATATATTTTTCTTGAATTTGTAGAGTATCGTTCTCTAAAATCCATGATTGCGTAAAGGAGAAGTTCACTATCAGATTCGTCCATTCTTTTTGTCAGTTGATTGGATTCTGAATGCATAATTCCTCCGTTCATTATTTTTATAAAGTTAACGTAGGCAAACTTATCATCAGTAACTATCGCATATACTTCACACTCTCTGAATGTAGGAGAAACAACCAATGATTTAGACTGATAATTGGTAAGAAGATCTAACTTCTGCTTCCATTGTTGTGCCTCTTCAAAAGCTAAAGCACTAACAGCCTCTTCCATTTTCTGTGTAAAGAACTCTTTGGGAACACTTAAATTACCTTTCAGGATCTGTAATATCTGATTAATATCTTGTTGGTAATCTTCCTCCTTTTGTTTTCCTTCACAAGGACCTAAACAATTATTGATATGGTATTCTAAACAGACAGAGTATTTTCCTGCAGCAACATTATCTTCTGATAAATTATATGTACAGTTTCTGATTTTATATAACTGTTTAAAAAGATCCAAAAGAGCATTCATTGTCCTTAAACTAGGATAAGGACCAAAATATTTATGTCTTTTATCTTCTGTATTTCTGGTATAAAATACTCTTGGAAATCGCTCTTTCGTTACACAGATATAGGGATATGTTTTATCATCCTTTAGAAGAATATTGTATTTGGGTTGATTCTTTTTTATTAAGTTATTTTCAAGTAATAAAGCATCATATTCAGTATCCACTACAATGAATTCAATTTTTCGAATCTCAGTCACTAAGCGTTTCGTCTTACGATTCATTGTGGCCTGCTTCAGAAAATAAGAAGACACCCTGTTTCTAAGTTTTTTGGCTTTGCCTATATAGATGATTTTTCCTTCATCATTAAAATACTTATATACTCCAGGTTGCATTGGAAGGTTTTTTACCACCTTCATTAATTCTTCTTTATAATCTTCCATACTTACAGTTTGATAAAAAGCACTTACGAATATACTGTTTTTAAAGGGTAAAAAAATAAGGAGTAACTAGATTTACAACTAGCATACTCCTTACAGATATTTGTAATATTTTTTAGACTATTGCATAAATCTATTCAGCAAGTTAAATCTAGCCTCTATTATCTTGTCAGTGTTATAGGTAGATGGTTCTATTTCAACAGGATTCGATAATACTGATGCAAGTTTTAATTTTTGTGTTCTAGATAAATATCTAAGATCTTTTTTATAATAAAAGTCTGCAGCTTCTCCGATACCATAAATATTATCGCCCCATTCTACATAGTTTAAATACAACTCGAAGATTCGATCTTTATCAAGAATACATTCCATACCTACAGCACCAATAGTCTCTAGGTATTTTCCCAAGTTATTCTGATGAGGCATTAAGAACATATTTCTTGCTACTTTTTGAGATATAGTAGCATCCGTTAGTGGATGGTCTGTCTGAGCATAACCATTATGTTGTTGGAAAGTAGGATCTTCTACCCCAATGATCGCAGTTTGAATATCATTAGGAACAGCATCTTTGGGAATAAACTTTGGTATACTTACCTGATTTATATCAAAATTTGCTCTGGCACACATATATAAAGACATAGTAGGATTGGCCCATTTTAAATAAAATGAACTAAAAGCTACATAAATAATAAAGAGGATGTGAACCCCTAAAATCGTAATAGATAATCGTTTTATAAATGGTAAAATCATGTTAGTGAGGGGTATTAGGTAGTACTATATCGTTGAGTGTAATACTCCTATAATTTATTGAAAACAAGTTAGATACACTTAAGTGATTCGTAATTATTTTTTTGAATTACGTTAAATTTCCACTTATTTTCTTAAAATTCAAAAATTATTCCTCAGAATCTTCTGGTTTTCTAATAGGTACGACAATAGAAATTCTTTCCCATATGGCTACTAAATTACACCCTTCTGGATCATCTTGTAGGAAAATAGAGAATTTTTGGAAAATCCTGAACGAGTTTAATGCAGGTAATTTAAGTCTAAATACATCCTCATTTTTATTGTACTTGTAGGTACCCCAAGACCCTTGTGCTTTGTTGACTATTAAGGTCCATTCTGCTGTATCTGGAATCGCATAAAGCGAATAAGTACCTTCTTCTAATAACTCTCCCCCAAACATCACATCTTTAGTTATTGTGATTTCTGTTGCATCATCATCACCAAATCTCCAGATTTTTCTCCAAGGTACGGAAACACCAAATTTCTTATCGAAATCAGACTTCATCTTTGGTCTTCCGTATGTAACTTTTACGTAAGTACCGTCTTCCATTTTATGAGTTGCCATTCCAGTCTCACTTTTTCTAGGCTTATGTTTGATATCTTGAGCGTGTAAACTGAAAGGAAAAATAAAAAGTAATAGGGCTATATATTTTCTCATATTGTATGGATTGTCAAATCAATAAAAAAACGGAAATCACTTAAAAAAATATTATCAGTGATTTCCGTTTCAAATATCGTAAAAAGAATTCTTATTCTATAGTACCCCTTTGGTACTTGGAATTTCATTATTTCCTTCTTCAACTTTTATTGCCATTCTTATTGCTTTTGCGAATGCTTTAAAAGCCCCTTCTATAATATGATGATCATTATCTCCTGTCGTCTTAATATTTAAGTTACAGCCTGCTGTATCTGAGAATGACTTAAAGAAATGCGAGAACATCTCTACTGGAAAATCTCCAACACTTTCTCTTGATAAAGGTGCATCACAAACAAACCAAGGTCTACCTGAAAAGTCTAATGCCACTTGAGCTAATACTTCATCCATAGGAGCGATAAAGAAACCATATCTTTCAATACCTCTTTTATCACCTAATGCTTGTTTGAAAGCTTCACCGATAGCTAAGCCTGTATCTTCAATTGTATGGTGCTCATCAATATATAAATCACCTGTTACTTTTACAGTAAGGTCTATTTTACCATGACGAGCAACTTGGTGTAACATATGATCAAAGAAACCAATTCCTGTAGAAAGGTCTGATTTACCACTACCGTCCAAGTTTACTTTAATCAGAATAGATGTTTCATTAGTGATACGCTCTACTTTAGCTTCTCTTCCATTTGGAGAGTAGTTTGATAGAAACTCATAAATTTCCTTCCAAGATTTAGTTTCTAATACTGCATCTTCTGAAGAACCTTTTTCACCAATAAAAATTCCTTGAGCACCTAAATTTGTTGCTAATTCAACATCTGTAAGTCTATCGCCTATGACGAAACTATTTTTTAAGTCATAATCTCCAGACATGTAGGCTGTCATTAAACCTGTTCTAGGCTTTCTTGTTGGGGCATTTTCATGCTCAAAAGTCTTATCGATCAACATATCATCAAAGACAA from Flammeovirga agarivorans includes these protein-coding regions:
- a CDS encoding aldo/keto reductase, which gives rise to MLSQIVTGVWNWGDLSPQEINKLIHQSIDAGITTFDHADIYGGYTIEKLFGDALALSPELKSKLQIVTKCGIKLLHPNRPSHQLKSYDTSKSHIIQSVDKSLENLQVDVLDYILIHRPDPLLQPKEVAETIEELKTAGKVKAFGVSNFLPHQVDALQKEVNIEINQVQISPLHTTALYDGSLDNCLKNDIRPMAWSPLGNGRIFTESSPEIDSLKNVLSEVGEKYGLALDQTIFAWHLSHPTRIIPVLGTTKGSRIVAAAEVMDKTLEREDWFRILQAAEGHEVP
- a CDS encoding ion channel — encoded protein: MPDKSSKIQDPGVGASYQHKTKRIINPDGSFNVKRVGTLNIINDAYHWLITIPWAPFIAVVTSVILATNFVYALVYLIIGVEHISGVQPSGYLMDDFISALFFSVQTFTTVGYGAMAPIGNLTSLIASLEAFNGLLLSAFSTGILYGRFSRPISKIKFSQTALLTPYKNTKYDSIQFRVVNKRANTLLNIRASVYLSINAKSQQPGEFRLKRDFYDLSLERSSIMFLPLTWTIVHIIDENSPLYGINLKELVDRQTEMLITLNGFDETFGQDTYTYFSYFASEFEENKKFIRNFTVDNNGDIILNVDDVHMTEDL
- the uvrC gene encoding excinuclease ABC subunit UvrC, which encodes MEDYKEELMKVVKNLPMQPGVYKYFNDEGKIIYIGKAKKLRNRVSSYFLKQATMNRKTKRLVTEIRKIEFIVVDTEYDALLLENNLIKKNQPKYNILLKDDKTYPYICVTKERFPRVFYTRNTEDKRHKYFGPYPSLRTMNALLDLFKQLYKIRNCTYNLSEDNVAAGKYSVCLEYHINNCLGPCEGKQKEEDYQQDINQILQILKGNLSVPKEFFTQKMEEAVSALAFEEAQQWKQKLDLLTNYQSKSLVVSPTFRECEVYAIVTDDKFAYVNFIKIMNGGIMHSESNQLTKRMDESDSELLLYAIMDFRERYSTNSRKIYTNIDLSDVIDEDERMEFSIPKIGDGKKLIQLSFKNAMYYKRERETSRGEINDKKSSYQTLLQLKNDLQLKEVPVHIECFDNSNIQGSNPVSACVVFRDGRPAKKDYRHFHVKTVEGPNDFASMEEAVYRRYRRLLDEKQKLPQLVIIDGGKGQLSSAVEALERLGLYGKLPVIGIAKKLEEIFFPEDPIPLHLSKKSRSLQLVQRLRDEAHRFGITFHRNLRSKGSIHTKLEDIPGVGPNTIKKLLTHYKTLSNIKAASVDEVADLIGQSKAQKVKDGLA
- a CDS encoding transglycosylase domain-containing protein, whose product is MILPFIKRLSITILGVHILFIIYVAFSSFYLKWANPTMSLYMCARANFDINQVSIPKFIPKDAVPNDIQTAIIGVEDPTFQQHNGYAQTDHPLTDATISQKVARNMFLMPHQNNLGKYLETIGAVGMECILDKDRIFELYLNYVEWGDNIYGIGEAADFYYKKDLRYLSRTQKLKLASVLSNPVEIEPSTYNTDKIIEARFNLLNRFMQ
- a CDS encoding DUF2911 domain-containing protein; this translates as MRKYIALLLFIFPFSLHAQDIKHKPRKSETGMATHKMEDGTYVKVTYGRPKMKSDFDKKFGVSVPWRKIWRFGDDDATEITITKDVMFGGELLEEGTYSLYAIPDTAEWTLIVNKAQGSWGTYKYNKNEDVFRLKLPALNSFRIFQKFSIFLQDDPEGCNLVAIWERISIVVPIRKPEDSEE
- the hisB gene encoding bifunctional histidinol-phosphatase/imidazoleglycerol-phosphate dehydratase HisB — translated: MKKALFIDRDGTIIVEPPVDYQVDSLEKLEFVPMAISQLQKIAQELDYELVMVTNQDGLGTDSYPEDTFWPAHNKMLDTLKGEGIVFDDMLIDKTFEHENAPTRKPRTGLMTAYMSGDYDLKNSFVIGDRLTDVELATNLGAQGIFIGEKGSSEDAVLETKSWKEIYEFLSNYSPNGREAKVERITNETSILIKVNLDGSGKSDLSTGIGFFDHMLHQVARHGKIDLTVKVTGDLYIDEHHTIEDTGLAIGEAFKQALGDKRGIERYGFFIAPMDEVLAQVALDFSGRPWFVCDAPLSRESVGDFPVEMFSHFFKSFSDTAGCNLNIKTTGDNDHHIIEGAFKAFAKAIRMAIKVEEGNNEIPSTKGVL